In Mixophyes fleayi isolate aMixFle1 chromosome 4, aMixFle1.hap1, whole genome shotgun sequence, the following proteins share a genomic window:
- the LOC142150457 gene encoding olfactory receptor 10A7-like: MSDHLHQQEVTDENNKTSVTEFILLGFQGTQNVRIILFILFLVIYCLTICGNLLIITLVSYNKNLHSPMYFFITQLSMNDILLTTDVVPNMLYILLNDKGHISFIGCITQLYVFCASEVSESFLLTVMSYDRYLAICNPLRYASIMNSAYCLKLALFSWMLGFSIILSDTLTTSMLQFCGPNIIDHFFCDLVPLLEISCSDTSIVQLEVYVLTTPVIIIPCTIIVASYVNILITILRTPSNTVRQKAFSTCSSHLTVVSIFLWTIFGVYVLPTKGQSLNMSKIVSLLYTVMTPMINPIIYSLRNKDIKEALHKTVHKKIF; this comes from the coding sequence GAGAACAACAAGACTTCGGTCACTGAGTTTATCCTCCTGGGATTTCAGGGTACCCAAAATGTAAGGATTATACTCTTTATTCTCTTCCTTGTAATTTACTGTTTGACCATATGTGGGAACCTCCTGATCATCACACTGGTGTCCTACAACAAGAACCTCCATTCTCCTATGTACTTCTTCATCACACAACTCTCTATGAATGACATCCTGTTAACCACAGACGTTGTCCCCAACATGCTTTATATTTTACTGAATGATAAGGGACACATTAGTTTTATTGGGTGCATCACTCAATTGTACGTATTCTGTGCCTCAGAAGTATCTGAGAGTTTTCTTCTCACAGTGATGTCTTACGACAGATACTTGGCCATCTGCAACCCCTTGCGTTATGCTTCTATAATGAACAGTGCATATTGCCTGAAATTGGCACTCTTCTCATGGATGTTAGGCTTTTCTATTATATTGAGTGACACTTTAACAACGTCAATGCTACAATTTTGTGGGCCAAACATTATTGACCATTTTTTCTGCGATCTTGTTCCCCTACTAGAAATTTCTTGTTCAGATACAAGCATTGTTCAATTAGAAGTGTATGTACTAACTACTCCTGTGATTATCATTCCATGCACAATAATAGTAGCATCTTATGTTAATATCCTTATTACAATCTTAAGGACGCCATCTAATACTGTCAGacagaaagccttctccacctgtagCTCCCATCTGACTGTGGTGTCCATATTTTTGTGGACTATTTTTGGTGTTTATGTTCTACCAACAAAAGGACAATCATTGAACATGAGTAAAATCGTATCACTCCTATACACGGTGATGACCCCtatgataaatcccattatataCAGCCTCAGGAATAAGGACATCAAGGAAGCTTTACACAAAACAgtccataaaaaaatattttga